The following nucleotide sequence is from Pagrus major chromosome 13, Pma_NU_1.0.
TCTCAAcgctgacaaattgttacatttgTGACCAAATGTTATAAATGATCCATCTGAGGAGGTCATCCAAGCTCTAATTCTTCGTTTCTCTTAAAATGCATTACTTCAGGATATTGTTCtcctattgttttgttttttttaaatgataatattTTAACCTCATTTGGGTGTGtgtcatttataatcatatttCATGACTCCAATCCACTTTGATCCggtatttcttgtttttatgactTTGCGACTTGTGCTAGTGCTGCAGTTACCTTTACTAAcaggtgtgtctgtctgtccaatCAGAGTCATGACTACCTGTCAGAGGAGCGGGACCACAAGGCAGACATGGTTATCCCTCCATTGGGTGAAGACGGAGAGAATAAACAGCCAGTAGGATTGCCGAAAGCGGGATCAGACATGATTTACACTATTGAAGATGTCCCACCGTGGTACCTGTGTATTCTACTGGGACTACAGGTACAACTGGGATTAGATGgggattacatttatttaattcagGTTAGACCGGGATTAGACAATGATCAGgttttatttacatacatacatttacaggaTTTATGATGGGATTAGACTGGTCTGATCCAGTTTAGAATGATTAGATTCGGATTAGACTGGTAATAGATTAGTCTGATATGTTTTAGACTGGTTAGATTAGGTTTCAGACTGGGTTTAGACTCGTCTGATTTTGGTTTAGATTGGTTAGATTCGGCTTTAGACTGGAATTAGACTGGGATTAGATGTGTCTGATTTGGTCTAGACTGGTTAGATACAGTTTTAGACTGGGATTAGACTGGTCTTAATTTGGTTTACACTGGTTAGATTTGGTGTTAGACTGTGATTTAACTGGTCTGATTTGGTTTAGACTGGTTACATTCGCTATTAGACTGGGATTGGACTGGGTTTGTACCGGGTTAATTTGCTGGGATAAGATTGGTTTTATTTGGTTTCGACTGGTTAGATTCAGTTTTAAATTGGGTGTAGACTGGTCTGGGACGTTTCTGGGTTTTATATGAACAGTTTTGTCATTGTTTGGGTGTGAATCATGACTCAGCATTTGCAGGTTTGGTGGATGGTTAAATAGAAGtcgtgttttttttactttgaccATCACAAGCATGGAAGGATTGATATTTATGTCACCTGTTGCACTCTATCCTCAGCATTACCTGACATGTTTCAGCGGCACTATAGCAGTACCATTTCTTCTGGCTGAAGCCATGTGTGTCGGACAAGACCAGAACACCATCAGTCAGCTAATTGGAACCATTTTCTTCACCGTTGGTATCACAACTCTGATCCAGACCACCGTGGGAGTCAGGTGAGTCTGTGAGAGTCAGGCAAGACTGGGTTGGCAGGTGAGACTGGGAGTCAGGTTAGATTAAcatgtttgtactttttttgtgtttctgtgtgtacagACTCCCTCTGTTCCAGGCCAGTGCATTTGCTTTCCTGGTTCCTGCACAAGCCATCCTCAGTCTGGACCGCTGGAAGTGTCCCAGTGAGGGTGagacagtcagtctgtctgtcaatcTTCTgtaattaaatggaaaaaaaaaatgatgatgatgatgatgataaagaaGTTCTTCGTTTTGTTCCTCTGCAGAGGAGATTTATGGGAACTGGAGTCTTCCACTCAACACCTCGCACATCTGGCAGCCACGCATCAGAGAGGTATGAGGGAGGATTTTGCTGCAGTCACTGAGATAATTAAATTGAGaacaatttataaaaaaaatttgtgtgtgtgtttcagatccAGGGGGCCATCATCATTTCCAGTGTTGTGGAGCTTGTGATCGGTCTGtgtgggttgccaggtttgcTGCTGGAGTACATTGGCCCGCTCACCATCACTCCAACTGTCTCACTGATCGgcttgtctgtttttaaaacagctgGAGACAGAGCCGGGTCTCACTGGGGCCTGTCAGCACTGTGAGAcacctgttttttctccttcttaCCTGTCTCTAATACTGAATATACATGAACTACAACATTTTTGGCAGACAAacagttctctctctctctctctctctctctctctctctctctctctctctttctgaatCTCTGCAGGTGTATTTTCTTTATCTTGCTATTTGCTCAGTACCTGAGATCGACATCAGTTCCTGTTCCTTTTTACAGCAGAAAGAAAGGACTGACCACCACCAGAGTGCAAATCTTCAAGATGTTCCctgtaaatacaaaaaatacaaatacacaaacaaaaacagaaccaGGTGAAGTGTCAGGTGATAGTGTCAGTAGATGATGTTAGTCAGTCCGTCAAACTGGTATTTATGAAATTGTGTATTGTCCAGATAACAGTGatacaaaatgttgtttctcaAAGGAGAAGCATATATAATGAAAATACTACCTTTCAGATAGCGTGTAAACCATTATAAACCCTAATAGCACACATACGTCTTGCCATCATCGGCACAAGTAACATTGGGAAGACGTAGTATGGGGAGCGATTACCAATTAGGAAGACATTGCCGAGACGTTGACCAAATAATGTCGTCTCGCCACCTTCATGGTCGATTGTGTCAAATGATGCAAAAAGATCACGCAAGGCTAAAATGCAGAAGAGCAAGAGTCTACAGAGAGAAGGATATCTATATGTACCTGCAGCTGAGCAGATTTTGTGATATGCAGTGCTCTAAACCCAGATTGGAATTTGTCAAAGATGTTGAAAGAGTTCAAATAGTAGGCAACCTGACAGACAACTTTTTCCAAAATCTTAGAGATTAATGTTAGCCTGGAAGGTGGTCACATGGGTTTAGGTTAGGTGTCTTAGGTAAGGCTTATACAATAGCATATTTAAAACTACATGGGACGACTTCATGGGTTCAACAGTTATTCATTACAGCCAAGATAAGGGGGTAGATTGTATCAAAACCTCCTTGAAAAAGTGGGACGGTATAATGTCCAAAGGACAATAGGTGGGATTCAGGTGCACGTCAAACAGCTGGGTGAACGACACTGTACCAACAATGTCAGTCTCAGATTTCAGTTCTTCTTTAATTCTCTGAACTTTTAgaaacaaaaagttattttcagtttaatttcaTGTCTCTCTCAGATCATCCTCGCCATCCTGTTGGTTTGGCTCGTTTGCTACATTCTCACTCTGACCAACCTGTTGCCGACCGACCCCAATTACTATGGACACAAGGCCCGGACCGATGCCCGCGGTGACATCATTGCTTCAGCCCCCTGGTTCAGAGTCCCCTACCCCTGTAAGACACAGTAGGCTACTAGGCAATCACAGACTTCACAGCTGATTGTCACTGATTGTCTATCCTTCAAAGAACTTCCTTTGTACTTGAACATAGGAACATGAGTTTAAAATTGGACAGAAACAGTCAGTGAGTAATCAAAGATCAGACGTCACAGCTAGACAAGTTAAATCTTCTGTGTGGTCacaggtgatgatgatgagtgaAGGTGGAGATCAGAGTTTTTTTCTTGAGTAAAATGGACTTCCCCTTTCCTCTGGTCTCTGACAGGCCAGTGGGGGTTGCCAGTGGTAACGGTTGCCGGGGTTCTGGGAATGCTGAGTGCAACCACAGCAGGTATTGTGGAGTCCATTGGTGATTATTACGCCTGTGCTCGTTTGTCTGGAGCCGCGCCCCCTCCGATCCATGCCATCAACAGGTGAGATGGAAAGTAATATTATCTTACCTGACAGACTCCGCCCACACAGgtgtttgatggtttttgtTCGTTTGTTTCAGGGGAATCTTCACGGAGGGTGTCTGCTGCATCATTGCTGGCCTTTTAGGGACAGGAAATGGCTCTACCTCCTCCAGTCCAAATATAGGCGTTCTGGGCATCACCAAGGTAACTGAGGCCCTGCCCACCTGCAGCAGTTATGTTTATTTGGAATTAACTGGGTCTGGACGAGAGCTGATTGATTACAGATTGGCtggtgttttctgatgtttcctGATCATGAAGGATCAGCATGCTCAGGCTTCTGCAACTAGTACCGAAACCTGTGGAACTAGTTCCCTGGAATGGCAACTAGTCCTCAGACCTTTAACTAGTGCCCAGACTTTTGCAACTAGTTTCCAGCCCTATGCCCTATTCAACTATTCCCAAGGTCTCTAGACAAGTCTTCAGACCTCTGCAACTAGTTCTAAGACTTGTGTAACTAGAGTCCAGACCCTTGCAAATAGTTCCCAGCCCTCTACAACTAATCATCAGATCTTTACAACCAGTCCCCAGGTCTCTACAACTTGTCCCCAGGCCACTGCATCTAATCCCTAGTCCCCTGCAACTATTCCTCAGACCTCTCCAATTTGTGCCAAGACCTGTGCCAGAACTCTGCAAATATTCCACAGCCATCTGCAACTAGTCCTCAGCCCTTTGCAACTGGTCCTCAGATCTCTACAACTCGTCCCCAGGCCTCTGCAACTTGTCCTAAGGTCCCTATGACTGGTCCCCAGATCTCTCCAACTAGTGCCCACACCCATGCAACTAGTCCCCAGCCATCTGTAACTAGTCCTCAGAGCTTTGTAACCATTCCCCAGGTCTGACAATGAGTCCCAAGGTCTCTGCAACTAGTCCTCAGACCTCCACAACTAGTGCCCAGACCTGTGCAATTAGTACCAGACCTTTGCAACTAGTACCAAGCCATCTCAGCTAGTCCTCAGAGCTTTGTAACCATTCCCCAGGTCTCTACAACTACAATCCATCCCTAGGCATCTATGACTAGTCCCCAGGTGTCAGTACAGCTATCCCACAAATCTCTTTAACTAGTGCCCAGACCTCTGCAACTAGTCCCCAGGTCTCTTCAGTGAGTTCTCAGACCTCATGAGTCATGTGACCTCTCATCTGTATTCCTGACATCTGCAGAAATGTCCTCTACAGTCAGTTCATGACATGAATGTTTAAATTGTTGAGTCTGTGTGCAGGTAGGTAGCAGGCGGGTGGTGCAGTATGGAGCAGGCATCATGTTCCTGTTGGGATCAGTCGGAAAGTTCACAGCTCTCTTCGCCTCGCTGCCAGATCCGATCCTTGGAGGAATGTTCTGCACACTGTTTGGTGAGTCACAGATACAGGTAACATGTGTAAATAGAGGTGTGTTagtgatataataataattcaggtgtgttggtgtctTTCAGGTATGATCACAGCTGTCGGTCTCTCTAACCTGCAGCTGGTGGATTTGAACTCGTCCAGAAATCTTTTTGTTCTTGGGTTCTCAATATTCTTCGGTCTGACACTGCCAACGTATATGGACACACACCCCAACTCCATcaaaacaggtgtgtgtgcttgtgtatgtgtaatgtaGATCAGCTGTTAGATGTGGCTCCTACAGATActttctgtgtgttcaggtcTTGCAGAACTTGATCAGATCCTGACTGTTCTTCTGTCCACCGAGATGTTTGTTGGAGGTTTTCTGGCTTTTTGTCTTGACAACACAATACCAGGTAAAGCacttacacacaaaaatacacagacatacacagggacacacataaacactgtgtgtatgtgtgtgtcttcaggttCCAGAGAAGAGCGAGGTTTAGTCCAATGGaggtcttcctcctcctcctcctcttcctcctatGATTTTCCTCTGGGGATGGATGCAGTCAAGCGAATTCGATGGCTCAGACGGTTTCCCATCAGCCCCACCTTCACAGGTTTCAGGGAGTCAGACAACCCATCGACACCTGAGCAGGAAGAGCAAGAGGAACCCGCTGACATCAGCCTGCCCAGTACCAAGGTGTGACTGAGCAGGAATCAAACCTGtgactgaaattaaattaaatctgcaGTCATATcagacattaaaatgttttagagATTTATTTATCAGCTGATGCTGCGATAACTTACAATCAGACGAATCAGAGAAGCTGTTGTGTTGGAGTTTAATTCAGAGATTGATTAATGTGTagcagtgatgatgtcactgggTGTGAAGTGTAGGTagatttttcagtgtttctcattGACAATGTTACAGTTTAGATCAACATGACGCTTTTGCAGTTGCCATATCAGAACAAAAGATGAACAACTATGTTACAGCATTTTTGCTTCTTTGCCTGTGGACATACAAACTGAAGGACAGGAGTGGTCTACAACTTCCATGGTACATTTCACTAACAAACATCCAATCACAGAGTTTCATATTCTGTCACATGCTCCATTAACAGCCGATCATCAGAAACTTTCAGAAGTTTCATCAAAGGAACAAGCTGCTCTTCACATTTACAAATTCTACAGTCAACAAACTGCTCATGTTTAACAAGGCAACCAGAACTGTCcctcagtgtgatgtcacagcatgATGATAACCATTGTAACGTTCACGGACGAGGGGGTGTACTGCACAACTGCTTTTTTgtaatgtcttttattaaatTGTACTTTAACTCAGGACAACAAACAATCTGCTGTAAATTGCTCAGTGTTTTCATGACCTCACGGAACTGTGCAAGAAACTGAGATACAAGTTcttactttttatttgtttttatttacaacatcaaaaaataaatagtgttttgttgtgtgtaaGAGTAAGCACTGTAAAAAAATTGtgcaaaaagtgacaaaaaacatttttattgaaaaatctATTgtagaattttcatttttattacaattGTTAAAGTTTAAACTTCTTTTTTCCCAATTTGAAAGAACTGTGATTGTGCACATCATTTAatgttgtgattattttctgttcttaATAAACAGTACTGCCAATATGCTCCTGAgcaagttatttatttattattactcttTACCTGCTCTTCATGTGTTTCACATTGTAAACTTTCAGGGAAAAATCAGTAAAAAGCACCAAACATCTGTAAAAactgtgtaaaaaataaaaacaaacaacccaAAACAATTTGAGGTGAAATAATGTCATAGTGAGAGGTGGACATTGGCTTTGTGGGCAAACAAATACATCACTATCAATAAccaataaacacagtgacaacaAGCAGTTTGCTGTTACATTAGCTGCTGCATCAGCTTACAGTACATGACAGTTCATTGGTATTTTTTTCACCTCCTTATCCCAACGTCGGGTAACTATAGCTGGTTTTATTTAAGATCAACAGATTTGTCTCTGGTGCTATTGACTTTATTGTCAATtatcaaacctttttttatgtttcaagaGCCAGAAGTGTTAAACTTTTATACATTCATCAACTGTTTCAGCTCATCAATACTTCTGAATTCTGTATTAAAAAGAGAGTAAGGATTTGTATTCAATAAAGTGCGATCAAACCCCACATGTATAATACAGCATGCTCACAAAACTCATAtagacacacaaaaataaataaatacatgaataaaaggTGCCAATACAAAATACCACATAGCCTTTGAAGGATAAGGAGTTCGGTGGGTGATGGTGGTGGGTATGAAAAGAGAGAGGtagcagtgatggaagaagtattTAGTCCTGGATTCAAAATcttacttaaataaaaatatgtaatcAAGACAATGTGCTGAAAGTGTTCATATTCACTCACGCAGCCAAATGGGAGCTTTAGTCGTTACATTATTATAAATCATAATGTCAGATAATTATTGATGTAATGACATGTAAGATACGTTTTAAGGTTGTAGCTGGTTGCAGtaaagttcattttatttacttttatactgTTGGGTggtttaatttactgtatagCGACATATTCTCATTCTAGCCTTAAACGACTTCGTATCACACCAAACCATGTAATAGACCCGTGGGTTAACCTTATCACTGTCTCGTTTGGCCCTACTACCCCTGAAAACAACACCGACACATTCCTTGGTCATTAATAAACATGCAACatccggttagactttcaaaataaatgcaccTCAACAATTTACAACagtttaggtttaggaaaaggtTATAGTTTTGCTTATAATTGCTATTTCCTCAAAAAAGTCACCACAGaccagtgtttctcaaactttttcagacCAAGAAccacaataaaaaacacttcaagGACCACCTAACTTCCcaacatcactgaaaacaatTGGCCTACTTCAGCAGTATATATCGGATTACAGCCTATTCAGATGACGGTCTTACAAAATATTCACTCATCATTGTCTCTGTTGGAGACATTGTGCTGCTTTTTCTGAGACATTAGTGAAGCACTGTCTGCCTTTAAACTAAAGATTTTAAGTCTCACAAAACCCACtgcattgatatttttttaaataaatcataacaCCAACAAACTTATGTGGCAGTTACATTGCTGAAACCTGacaacacagcaaaacagccaatttaaatattaatattaatacattaattgaaatattaacTACTTAATTTCTtatgcagcatcctctctccctctttgtagTCTCCACTTTGTGGTCTCACTCAATACCCGACCACAACACGATCTGAATGGTTATACATCACAAATACTAGCCTAACAACACTGAattatctgaatctgcaaagtaactagtaactaaatttgtcaaataaatacagtggagtggaagtgtagCAGAAAAGTACTATACTCCAGTAGGCTATCTGAAGTACCTCAAACAAATTCACCactatgatttttattttttctgcaaatgtatattgCTTCTAAATAGTAGTTATTGGTCTCCTTGATTATTAATAACCGTGTCAGccctaaaaaaaacatatcgaCTAACCAACTCCAATCCAACATAAACTTTCTGGCTCTTTCTACTAAGTTCATCCTCATCCTACATCATTATCACCCCCTGCTGGTACTGCATTTTCAGACATGCATGTACTTCTGTTACTCTCGCACACTGACCTCAATCAGATTGGTGGGTCTATTATATGCTTTAGCGTGAGTCTGGgctgtttcattttcaaagtaaTAATAACTTAGtcttcaaataaatgtggtgaagtaaaaagttaaatgttttcttttgaaatgtagtggagtagaagtaggAAGTAGCACTTAACTGcagtactttagtaaatgtaactttccaccactgagAGGGAAATTAAATTTCAAGCTGCAGATAAACATGGCATGTCATCATACTTGTCA
It contains:
- the slc23a1 gene encoding solute carrier family 23 member 1 yields the protein MVIPPLGEDGENKQPVGLPKAGSDMIYTIEDVPPWYLCILLGLQHYLTCFSGTIAVPFLLAEAMCVGQDQNTISQLIGTIFFTVGITTLIQTTVGVRLPLFQASAFAFLVPAQAILSLDRWKCPSEEEIYGNWSLPLNTSHIWQPRIREIQGAIIISSVVELVIGLCGLPGLLLEYIGPLTITPTVSLIGLSVFKTAGDRAGSHWGLSALCIFFILLFAQYLRSTSVPVPFYSRKKGLTTTRVQIFKMFPIILAILLVWLVCYILTLTNLLPTDPNYYGHKARTDARGDIIASAPWFRVPYPCQWGLPVVTVAGVLGMLSATTAGIVESIGDYYACARLSGAAPPPIHAINRGIFTEGVCCIIAGLLGTGNGSTSSSPNIGVLGITKVGSRRVVQYGAGIMFLLGSVGKFTALFASLPDPILGGMFCTLFGMITAVGLSNLQLVDLNSSRNLFVLGFSIFFGLTLPTYMDTHPNSIKTGLAELDQILTVLLSTEMFVGGFLAFCLDNTIPGSREERGLVQWRSSSSSSSSSYDFPLGMDAVKRIRWLRRFPISPTFTGFRESDNPSTPEQEEQEEPADISLPSTKV